From a single Nostoc edaphicum CCNP1411 genomic region:
- a CDS encoding NTP transferase domain-containing protein, with translation MKAIILAAGVGRRLGKDGQIQPKCLLKFNGKSLLERHLNYLRHYQIDEVVIAVGYQAERIQDAIKVLGAENWVSTVYNPDYTKGSVISLWTLRQHLATGDDILLMDADVLCDRRIIERLVKTNIPNSFLLDRDFEPGDEPVKLCVRDNYLVEFRKQVALGLTYDFAGESVGFFRFGNAVAHRLATHTEKYVTDGLDNEPYEEVIRDLLLETPETFGYEDITGLPWLEIDFPQDIQRAQNEILPQIEVAENV, from the coding sequence ATGAAGGCAATTATATTGGCTGCTGGCGTTGGACGACGCTTAGGTAAAGACGGGCAAATCCAACCCAAATGCTTATTGAAATTTAACGGCAAATCTCTATTAGAGCGCCATTTGAACTATCTCCGTCATTACCAGATTGACGAGGTAGTTATTGCTGTGGGTTATCAAGCTGAAAGAATTCAGGATGCAATCAAAGTATTAGGAGCCGAAAATTGGGTCAGTACAGTTTATAATCCTGACTATACTAAAGGTAGTGTAATCAGCCTTTGGACTTTACGTCAACATTTAGCTACTGGCGATGACATACTATTAATGGATGCAGACGTGTTGTGCGATCGCCGCATCATCGAACGACTGGTAAAGACAAATATCCCCAACAGCTTCTTGCTGGATCGGGATTTTGAACCAGGAGATGAACCCGTGAAGCTTTGTGTCAGAGATAATTATCTAGTGGAGTTTCGCAAACAAGTAGCTCTTGGTTTGACTTATGATTTTGCCGGCGAGTCAGTGGGATTCTTTCGTTTTGGAAATGCTGTCGCTCACCGTCTTGCTACTCATACAGAAAAGTATGTTACAGACGGATTGGATAATGAACCTTATGAAGAAGTAATTCGGGATCTGCTGTTAGAAACTCCAGAAACATTTGGCTATGAAGACATCACTGGATTACCTTGGCTCGAAATCGATTTTCCCCAGGATATTCAACGTGCCCAAAACGAGATTTTACCTCAGATAGAAGTCGCAGAAAATGTCTGA
- a CDS encoding amidohydrolase, translating to MLNFTIQNVLIAVSDDYATVDVQIVDGAIAAISPNLQVIGTAIDGKNKLLLPGFFNAHTHSSEMWQRGIMSMFPLELWLAELYDFAPLDPEEVYLSALGTAVETLLSGGTSVVDHLVLIPGLELETIAIATRAYREVGIRAFIAPLIQDESLTAGIPSGESTQTHEPYFRSTAATLEIIEEAVRQFHRPDEGVNILVAPTGIQLCTDALFQGCTELSDRYNLCRHSHLLETRAQEKLAQEKYGCTAVEHLKRIGFLSDRTTLAHCVWLNDADIAILAETQSTVVHNPLSNLRLGSGIAPILKYRQAGVNVTFGCDGASSNDSQDLLEAIKIGSILHNITDSDYQHWITPRQAVEMASLGGAKGLNIADKLGSLTVGKQADLVLYDLTNLSLLPRTDPIGLLVLGRPSNVVDSVWVNGKQIVADGKITTINVDELRQELFNRSQWETKRKSETVAQIEAHYRTVMGL from the coding sequence ATGCTAAATTTCACCATCCAGAATGTTTTAATTGCCGTCAGTGATGATTATGCAACGGTAGATGTACAGATTGTAGATGGTGCGATCGCAGCCATTTCCCCTAATCTACAAGTAATCGGCACTGCCATAGATGGCAAAAATAAGCTGTTGCTACCTGGATTTTTCAACGCCCACACCCACTCATCAGAGATGTGGCAGCGAGGAATCATGTCAATGTTCCCTTTAGAATTATGGTTGGCGGAATTGTATGATTTTGCCCCCCTCGATCCCGAAGAGGTTTATCTCAGCGCCTTGGGGACTGCGGTGGAAACCTTACTTTCCGGCGGGACAAGTGTGGTAGATCATCTGGTGTTAATTCCCGGACTTGAGTTAGAAACGATCGCCATTGCAACTCGCGCTTACAGAGAAGTGGGAATTCGCGCCTTTATCGCCCCCTTAATTCAAGATGAATCTCTCACCGCAGGTATTCCATCCGGGGAATCAACCCAAACTCATGAGCCTTATTTTCGCTCAACTGCGGCAACATTGGAAATTATTGAAGAGGCGGTAAGACAGTTTCATCGCCCAGATGAGGGTGTAAATATTTTAGTTGCGCCAACGGGAATTCAATTGTGTACTGATGCTTTATTTCAGGGATGTACTGAGTTAAGCGATCGCTACAATCTTTGTCGTCACTCCCATTTACTTGAAACCAGGGCACAGGAAAAACTCGCTCAAGAAAAGTACGGTTGTACTGCTGTGGAACATTTGAAACGAATCGGATTTTTGAGCGATCGCACAACACTAGCCCATTGTGTTTGGTTAAATGATGCTGATATCGCCATCCTCGCCGAAACTCAATCTACAGTTGTTCATAACCCCTTAAGTAATCTGCGTTTAGGTAGTGGCATCGCCCCAATTTTAAAATATCGCCAAGCTGGGGTAAATGTAACTTTTGGTTGTGATGGTGCTTCGAGTAATGACTCTCAAGATTTGCTAGAAGCTATCAAAATTGGTTCTATTTTACATAATATTACAGACTCAGATTATCAACACTGGATTACACCCAGACAAGCAGTAGAAATGGCATCTTTGGGAGGCGCAAAGGGTCTGAATATAGCAGATAAACTTGGTTCCCTAACTGTGGGGAAACAAGCAGATTTGGTACTTTATGACCTCACCAATTTATCATTATTACCCCGTACAGATCCCATTGGTTTGCTAGTTTTAGGTCGTCCTAGTAATGTTGTAGATAGTGTTTGGGTGAATGGTAAGCAAATTGTTGCTGATGGTAAAATTACCACAATTAACGTTGATGAATTGCGACAAGAATTATTTAACCGCAGTCAATGGGAGACAAAGCGTAAGTCTGAAACCGTCGCGCAAATCGAGGCTCATTATCGCACGGTTATGGGGTTGTAA
- the aepY gene encoding phosphonopyruvate decarboxylase, with the protein MIQAEEFVEAARNLGFGWYSGVPCSFLTPFINYVINDVQLRYICAANEGDAVAIAAGAAIAGKPAVVMMQNSGLGNAVNPLTSLTYIFRIPLLLICTLRGDRNLQDEPQHELMGQITEKLLETMTVPWEFFPTDAAEIEPVLQRATAYMQQERRPYALIMRKGAIAPHALTRSSIPEREDSNSAHIQQSFFRDNKEQRISRSEALARIVELTDPENTVVIATTGYTGRELFASKDSANHLYMVGSMGCASSMGLGLSLARPDLKVVVIDGDGAALMRMGNFATIGTYGGANLTHILLDNEVHDSTGAQATVSAGISFAKIAKACGYGVTLAGDDPALLDALFTVDANNRPKFAHLKIRPGTLEKLPRPNLTPEAVLQRFMKHIGNS; encoded by the coding sequence ATGATCCAGGCAGAAGAATTTGTAGAAGCGGCGCGTAATCTTGGCTTTGGGTGGTATAGCGGCGTACCATGTTCTTTTCTCACCCCTTTTATTAACTACGTTATCAATGACGTTCAACTTAGATATATCTGTGCAGCTAATGAAGGGGATGCTGTAGCGATCGCAGCTGGAGCCGCAATTGCTGGTAAACCCGCAGTAGTGATGATGCAAAACTCTGGTTTGGGGAATGCAGTTAACCCGCTAACCTCCCTCACTTATATCTTTCGGATTCCACTGCTGCTGATTTGTACCTTGCGAGGCGATCGCAATTTACAAGATGAACCGCAACATGAATTAATGGGGCAAATTACAGAGAAATTGCTGGAAACAATGACTGTACCTTGGGAATTTTTTCCCACAGACGCAGCAGAAATAGAACCAGTTCTGCAAAGAGCCACAGCTTATATGCAACAAGAGCGCCGACCTTATGCTCTAATTATGCGTAAAGGAGCGATCGCACCCCATGCACTCACTCGTTCTTCTATCCCCGAACGAGAAGATAGTAATAGCGCTCATATTCAGCAAAGCTTTTTTCGGGATAACAAAGAACAACGCATTTCTCGCAGCGAAGCATTGGCTCGAATCGTGGAACTTACCGATCCAGAAAACACTGTAGTAATTGCCACAACGGGATACACGGGACGCGAACTCTTCGCTAGTAAAGACAGCGCCAATCATCTTTATATGGTCGGCTCGATGGGCTGCGCTTCCTCAATGGGATTGGGACTATCCTTAGCACGTCCAGACCTCAAGGTAGTAGTCATTGATGGCGATGGGGCAGCACTGATGCGAATGGGTAATTTTGCGACCATCGGTACTTATGGCGGTGCTAACTTAACCCATATTCTTTTAGATAATGAAGTCCACGATTCCACAGGCGCACAAGCCACCGTCTCTGCGGGTATCTCCTTTGCCAAAATTGCCAAAGCCTGCGGTTACGGCGTGACATTAGCCGGAGATGATCCCGCTCTTTTAGATGCCTTATTTACCGTAGATGCTAACAATAGACCTAAATTCGCTCATTTAAAAATCCGTCCCGGAACTTTAGAAAAGCTACCCCGGCCTAACCTCACCCCGGAAGCAGTTTTACAACGCTTTATGAAACACATTGGTAATTCGTAA
- a CDS encoding urea amidolyase associated protein UAAP2 codes for MMVATLPIELDPAKAIYDEELSARQPWSRIIKKGQILRIIDLLGNQAVDTLFYNADDTSERYSAPDTIVRQGNIFITTGTQLISNEGNVMMTVIHDQCGKHDTLGGACSMESNSVRYGLHKKHLHACVENYLLELSKYEMNKRDLVSNVNFYMNVPVSEDGTLEIVDGISEAGKIIDLRAEMDVMVLISNCPQINNPCNAYNPTPIRLIVWDAVL; via the coding sequence ATGATGGTCGCAACATTACCTATTGAACTCGATCCAGCAAAAGCAATTTATGATGAAGAGTTGTCTGCCCGTCAGCCCTGGTCTAGGATTATCAAAAAAGGGCAAATTTTGCGGATTATCGATCTACTAGGCAATCAAGCTGTTGATACATTGTTTTACAACGCTGATGATACCTCAGAACGATATAGCGCTCCTGATACCATTGTCCGTCAAGGCAACATTTTCATCACTACAGGCACTCAGTTGATTTCCAACGAAGGAAACGTGATGATGACCGTCATCCATGATCAGTGTGGCAAACACGATACGTTGGGTGGGGCGTGTAGTATGGAAAGCAACTCAGTGCGCTATGGGCTGCACAAGAAGCATTTACACGCTTGTGTCGAGAATTACTTGCTGGAACTGAGCAAGTATGAAATGAACAAACGCGATCTCGTTAGCAATGTGAACTTCTACATGAATGTTCCCGTTAGCGAAGACGGCACATTGGAAATTGTCGATGGTATTTCAGAAGCCGGGAAGATTATCGATTTACGGGCAGAGATGGATGTGATGGTGTTGATTTCTAACTGTCCGCAAATCAACAACCCGTGCAATGCTTACAATCCCACACCAATCAGGTTGATTGTTTGGGACGCAGTTTTGTAG
- a CDS encoding urea amidolyase associated protein UAAP1, which produces MVQASILPNLGAIDPSLILLDEKLPGGAYWHYVIKRGNILRVTDLEGSQGVSMICYNADSPIERLNVADTAKIQFNAFLKKGMVIYSDMGRILFSITEDTSGHHDLICGCSNTASNTAKYGEGSYNKYGESDYNNSRNNFLKALGKRGLTRKDLMPNLNLFSRVAVHPNGDLEYVAGDEKPGSFIDLRAEMNVLVIISNCPHVLHPDTVYKPQPIQLTVWKSSAPAPDDLCRTANEEVIRGFINTDALFAQE; this is translated from the coding sequence ATGGTGCAAGCATCTATTCTGCCGAATCTGGGGGCAATTGATCCGAGCCTAATTTTACTCGATGAAAAGCTGCCTGGTGGTGCGTATTGGCATTACGTGATCAAACGGGGAAATATCTTGCGTGTGACTGATTTGGAGGGATCTCAAGGTGTTTCGATGATTTGCTACAACGCGGATAGCCCAATTGAGCGGCTGAATGTGGCAGATACCGCCAAGATTCAATTCAACGCCTTCCTCAAAAAGGGGATGGTAATTTACTCTGATATGGGGCGCATTCTATTCTCCATCACAGAGGATACCTCCGGTCATCACGATCTAATCTGTGGTTGCAGCAATACTGCCAGCAACACTGCAAAATATGGCGAAGGGTCTTACAACAAATATGGCGAAAGCGACTATAACAACTCCCGGAACAATTTTCTCAAAGCCTTGGGCAAGCGTGGTTTAACTCGCAAAGACTTAATGCCTAACCTGAATTTATTTAGCCGAGTGGCAGTGCATCCGAATGGTGATTTGGAATATGTCGCAGGCGATGAGAAACCGGGCAGTTTTATTGATTTGCGGGCGGAAATGAATGTGTTGGTGATTATTTCTAACTGTCCCCATGTACTGCATCCCGATACAGTATATAAGCCTCAGCCAATTCAGCTTACCGTTTGGAAATCTTCTGCACCAGCACCCGATGATCTGTGCCGCACTGCAAATGAAGAGGTGATTCGTGGTTTTATTAACACTGATGCTTTATTTGCTCAGGAGTAG
- the aepX gene encoding phosphoenolpyruvate mutase has translation MHQIFAPIDTAAKLNKCAQLRVLLESPQLDFIMEAHNGISARIVEEAGFKGIWASGLALSAQYGVRDNNEASWTQIVEMLEFMSDVTSIPILLDGDTGYGNFNNMRRLVKKLEQRGIAGVCIEDKLFPKTNSFINGSRQALADIDEFCGKIKAGKDSQTDPDFCIVARLEALIAGWDLSEAMRRAEAYHAAGATAILIHSKSSRPDQVLAFAKEWAGRSPLVIIPTKYYSTATDVFRKAEVNLVIWANHLIRAAVASMQAIAHEVKASETLINIEDDIAPVKEIFRLQGADELIEAEKRYFNNGRHDIQAIVLAASRGQELATLTQDKPKVMLPLGGKPLLRLLVDKFKKLAINDITVVAGYKAETIDVVGAKVIRNPDYETTGELASLAVAQSSFGEEMLVLYGDLLFRSYILRDLLECPGEIVAVVDSVENSKSVSGSPDYAYCSIPDDLSLFGQDVNLLNISKTRQTQLGKSSGRWIGMLRLRSQGREWVSEALNELQKRPEFNSLGLPELCNYLIEQGKPIKVLYIRGNWLDVNSLDDLDLAFQLKR, from the coding sequence ATGCATCAAATATTTGCACCCATTGATACCGCTGCAAAATTAAATAAGTGTGCCCAATTGCGGGTATTACTAGAATCGCCTCAACTCGACTTCATCATGGAAGCTCACAATGGGATTAGCGCCCGCATTGTGGAAGAGGCTGGATTTAAAGGAATTTGGGCGAGTGGATTAGCCCTTTCGGCTCAATATGGCGTTCGAGATAATAATGAAGCCAGTTGGACTCAAATTGTAGAAATGCTTGAGTTTATGTCTGATGTCACCAGTATCCCCATTTTGTTAGACGGGGATACGGGTTATGGCAATTTTAACAATATGCGTCGTCTAGTTAAGAAGTTAGAACAGCGAGGTATTGCTGGAGTCTGTATTGAAGATAAGCTTTTTCCCAAAACCAATAGCTTCATCAACGGTAGTCGCCAAGCTTTGGCTGATATTGATGAATTTTGCGGCAAAATTAAGGCAGGCAAAGATAGTCAGACAGACCCAGATTTTTGCATCGTCGCCCGACTAGAAGCTTTGATTGCCGGGTGGGATCTTTCGGAGGCAATGCGCCGAGCTGAAGCTTACCACGCCGCCGGAGCAACCGCCATCCTGATTCACAGTAAATCATCGCGTCCTGACCAAGTATTAGCTTTTGCTAAAGAGTGGGCGGGTCGTTCGCCGTTAGTGATTATACCAACTAAATATTACAGCACGGCTACTGATGTCTTTCGCAAAGCTGAAGTGAATTTGGTCATTTGGGCAAACCATCTGATTCGAGCTGCTGTTGCTAGTATGCAAGCGATCGCACACGAAGTAAAAGCCAGCGAAACTTTAATCAACATTGAAGATGATATTGCGCCGGTAAAAGAAATTTTCCGGCTACAAGGCGCGGATGAACTCATAGAAGCTGAAAAACGCTACTTTAACAACGGACGACATGATATCCAAGCGATCGTTTTGGCTGCTAGCAGAGGCCAAGAGTTAGCAACATTGACGCAAGATAAACCAAAAGTAATGTTACCCCTCGGAGGTAAACCCCTACTCAGGTTGTTGGTAGACAAATTTAAGAAACTTGCCATCAACGATATTACAGTTGTCGCAGGTTACAAAGCAGAAACTATAGATGTTGTGGGCGCTAAAGTCATCCGCAACCCAGATTATGAAACAACGGGAGAATTAGCATCCTTAGCCGTAGCTCAAAGTAGCTTCGGCGAAGAGATGCTGGTGCTTTACGGCGATTTACTCTTTAGAAGCTACATCTTGCGGGATTTATTGGAATGTCCTGGAGAAATTGTGGCTGTTGTTGATTCTGTCGAGAACAGCAAATCTGTTAGCGGTTCACCTGATTATGCCTATTGTTCGATTCCAGATGATCTTTCTCTGTTTGGACAGGATGTTAACTTGTTGAACATTTCTAAAACAAGACAAACGCAATTAGGAAAGTCTAGCGGACGCTGGATTGGGATGTTGCGCTTGCGGAGTCAAGGTAGAGAGTGGGTGAGTGAAGCACTTAATGAGTTGCAAAAACGGCCGGAATTTAACAGTTTGGGTTTGCCGGAATTATGCAATTATTTAATCGAGCAAGGAAAACCAATCAAGGTACTTTATATTCGCGGTAACTGGTTAGATGTTAATTCTTTAGATGATCTTGACCTTGCTTTTCAATTGAAGCGATAG
- a CDS encoding cupin domain-containing protein — MYATRCVIPVIKSLKDYQVYRITPNDSNRLAIIFDSTNANTSLTCCIEIFDVGGQTPPNRHQWAVEMFFVLKGEAIAMCDGKSATIKAGDSLLVPPTGTHLIKNTGSTRLYTLTVMIPNEDFSELIRSGIPTELDEEDMAVLGRLNALMPC, encoded by the coding sequence ATGTACGCTACTCGTTGTGTAATTCCGGTTATCAAATCTCTCAAAGATTACCAGGTATATCGCATCACTCCCAACGACTCTAATCGATTAGCAATTATTTTCGATTCAACAAATGCTAATACTTCCTTGACTTGCTGCATAGAAATTTTTGATGTTGGTGGACAAACACCGCCAAATCGCCATCAGTGGGCGGTGGAAATGTTTTTTGTCCTCAAAGGTGAAGCGATCGCCATGTGTGACGGCAAGAGTGCCACGATCAAAGCTGGAGATAGTTTATTAGTGCCTCCTACTGGTACTCATTTGATTAAAAACACTGGTTCTACTCGCTTGTATACGTTGACTGTGATGATTCCCAATGAAGACTTTTCGGAATTGATTCGCAGTGGCATTCCGACGGAGTTAGATGAAGAAGATATGGCAGTATTGGGGAGATTGAATGCTTTGATGCCCTGTTAA
- a CDS encoding CDP-alcohol phosphatidyltransferase family protein — protein sequence MTKKPWDAQLAYWLVRPLKDSWVNPNHLTTVRLVTGLAAAIAIAVGDVIWANIGAWLFALSNFLDHTDGELARLSGKTSKWGHQYDLASDAIIHILWFVCIGYGLREGKFGWWALLMGIVSGVSVACIFHLRNQMEQRLGKHASRQPNFAGFDIEDVLYLFPIVTLLNGLEPLLMAATIGAPAFAVWVIWQFRALPQSESN from the coding sequence ATGACCAAAAAGCCTTGGGATGCTCAACTTGCTTACTGGCTAGTTCGACCTCTAAAAGACAGTTGGGTAAATCCCAATCATCTCACCACAGTGCGACTTGTAACTGGGTTGGCGGCTGCCATTGCGATCGCAGTTGGCGATGTCATTTGGGCTAACATTGGGGCATGGTTGTTTGCTTTATCTAACTTTCTAGATCACACGGATGGTGAATTAGCTCGTTTAAGTGGCAAAACCAGCAAATGGGGACATCAGTATGATCTAGCTAGTGATGCCATCATCCATATTCTTTGGTTTGTGTGTATTGGATATGGTCTTAGGGAGGGAAAATTTGGTTGGTGGGCGTTGCTGATGGGGATAGTATCTGGCGTGTCTGTTGCTTGTATATTTCATTTACGAAACCAAATGGAACAGCGTTTAGGTAAACACGCCAGCCGTCAACCAAATTTCGCCGGGTTTGACATTGAAGACGTGTTGTATTTGTTTCCCATAGTTACCTTACTGAATGGACTAGAGCCGTTACTAATGGCAGCTACAATTGGGGCACCAGCTTTTGCTGTGTGGGTAATTTGGCAATTTCGGGCACTTCCGCAGTCTGAATCAAACTAG
- a CDS encoding cysteine hydrolase family protein, with translation MNLPLRTLGVAPNAWTVNDAIADITRPQKTPQPVILSTETKTLRLDLAKAAILVIDMQNDFCHPDGWLAHIGVDVTPARQPIEPLNNLLPELREAGVPVIWLNWGNRPDLLNISASSRHVYNPTGGGVGLGDPLPSNGARVLMAGSWAAAVVDELEELPEDIRVEKYRMSGFWDTPLDSILRNLGKTTLFFAGVNADQCVLTTLCDANFLGYDCILVKDCTATTSPEYCWLATLYNIKQCFGFVADSQAILTALQKGEE, from the coding sequence ATGAATTTACCATTACGGACATTGGGAGTTGCACCAAATGCGTGGACAGTGAATGATGCGATCGCAGATATCACTCGTCCTCAAAAGACCCCACAACCCGTTATTTTATCAACAGAAACTAAAACCCTGCGCTTAGACTTGGCAAAAGCTGCTATCCTCGTCATTGATATGCAAAACGACTTCTGTCACCCTGATGGTTGGTTAGCGCATATCGGTGTGGACGTAACTCCGGCGCGTCAGCCTATTGAACCTTTGAACAACTTACTTCCAGAACTGCGTGAGGCTGGTGTTCCGGTAATTTGGTTAAATTGGGGGAATCGTCCCGACTTGCTCAATATTAGTGCTAGTTCGCGTCATGTTTATAACCCCACAGGGGGAGGTGTGGGATTAGGTGATCCACTGCCAAGCAACGGTGCTAGAGTACTCATGGCAGGTAGTTGGGCCGCAGCAGTAGTAGACGAACTAGAAGAACTTCCCGAAGATATTCGTGTGGAAAAATACCGCATGAGTGGGTTTTGGGATACCCCATTAGATAGTATTTTGCGAAATCTTGGAAAGACAACATTATTTTTTGCTGGTGTTAATGCCGATCAATGTGTGCTAACCACGTTATGTGATGCCAATTTCTTAGGATATGATTGCATATTAGTTAAAGACTGCACTGCTACAACTTCTCCTGAATATTGTTGGCTAGCGACATTGTACAACATCAAACAATGCTTCGGTTTTGTCGCTGACTCGCAAGCAATTTTAACAGCGCTGCAAAAGGGTGAGGAGTGA
- a CDS encoding 2-aminoethylphosphonate aminotransferase, producing the protein MPNNKMILLNPGPVNLSDRVRNALLRPDLCHREVEFSQLQSRIREQLLQVYGLGSGWAAILLTGSGTAAMEAMISSLVPTDGKLLVIENGVYGERLSKIAKIHGINYITLSHPWDAEIDINALIKLLDENADITHLAVVHHETTTGRLNNLAELAPICQERRIKLLVDGVSSFGAEELNFADWGITACAATANKCLHGVPGVSFVILQRDALPSVDTIPRTLYLDLGTYCQQQDRGGTPFTQSIQTFYALTEALQEMAEAGGWRVRHNHYNQLASLVRDGLASMGIKPLLPFGSSSVVLNAYYLPDGFRYEEFHDQLKAQDYIIYSGQGNLAQSIFRVSTMGAITHADMERFIGVVKQIIDHS; encoded by the coding sequence ATGCCCAATAACAAAATGATTTTACTAAATCCCGGCCCTGTTAATTTAAGCGATCGCGTCAGAAATGCCCTGTTGCGCCCTGATTTGTGTCATCGTGAAGTGGAATTTTCCCAACTTCAAAGTAGAATCCGCGAACAATTACTTCAAGTGTATGGTCTGGGAAGCGGCTGGGCAGCAATTCTCCTCACTGGTTCTGGTACCGCCGCGATGGAAGCAATGATCAGCAGTCTAGTACCCACAGACGGGAAGTTGCTGGTAATTGAAAACGGTGTATATGGCGAACGACTATCCAAAATCGCCAAAATCCACGGCATTAATTACATCACACTTTCCCATCCTTGGGATGCCGAAATCGATATCAACGCTTTAATCAAACTCCTGGATGAAAATGCCGACATCACCCATCTTGCTGTCGTCCATCACGAAACGACTACCGGTCGCCTAAATAATTTAGCGGAACTTGCGCCAATTTGCCAAGAACGTCGCATCAAACTATTAGTAGATGGAGTCAGCAGCTTTGGTGCTGAAGAATTAAATTTTGCAGATTGGGGAATCACCGCTTGCGCTGCAACAGCCAATAAATGTCTGCATGGTGTCCCCGGAGTGTCCTTTGTCATCCTGCAACGGGATGCACTGCCGTCAGTAGACACAATTCCCCGCACCTTATATTTAGATTTAGGAACCTATTGTCAGCAACAAGACCGAGGCGGCACACCTTTTACCCAATCAATACAGACATTTTATGCTTTAACAGAAGCTCTGCAAGAAATGGCAGAAGCCGGAGGTTGGCGTGTCAGACACAACCATTACAACCAACTTGCTAGCTTAGTCAGAGATGGGTTAGCCTCAATGGGAATTAAACCTCTGCTTCCTTTTGGTAGTTCATCCGTTGTCTTGAATGCCTACTACTTGCCAGACGGTTTCAGGTATGAAGAATTTCACGACCAACTGAAAGCACAGGACTATATAATTTATTCTGGACAAGGAAATTTAGCTCAATCTATATTCCGAGTCTCGACAATGGGAGCTATCACCCACGCTGATATGGAACGCTTTATTGGTGTTGTTAAACAAATTATTGATCATTCGTAA